The proteins below come from a single Afipia felis ATCC 53690 genomic window:
- a CDS encoding VOC family protein, translating to MTTPQPIAPGTRIGHVHLKVADLDRALGFYVGVLGFELMQSYGDQAAFISAGGYHHHIGLNTWESKGGSPPAPGTTGLFHTAILYPTRADLADALHRVFEAGIPLDGASDHGVSEALYLRDPDQNGVELYWDRPKEEWPRNADGSLAMFTRRLDLNDLLAARKA from the coding sequence ATGACGACGCCACAACCGATTGCACCAGGCACGCGGATCGGTCACGTCCACCTGAAGGTCGCGGACCTCGACCGCGCTCTCGGCTTCTATGTCGGCGTACTCGGGTTTGAGCTGATGCAGAGCTACGGCGATCAGGCCGCCTTCATCTCGGCAGGCGGCTATCACCACCACATCGGCCTCAACACCTGGGAAAGCAAAGGCGGCTCACCGCCGGCGCCCGGCACCACAGGCCTGTTTCACACCGCGATCCTTTATCCCACCCGCGCCGATCTGGCCGATGCGCTGCATCGCGTGTTCGAAGCCGGCATTCCGCTCGACGGCGCGAGCGATCACGGCGTCAGCGAAGCGCTTTATCTGCGCGATCCGGACCAGAACGGCGTCGAACTCTATTGGGATCGGCCGAAAGAAGAATGGCCGCGCAATGCCGACGGCTCGCTTGCGATGTTCACGCGCCGCCTCGATCTCAACGACCTGCTCGCCGCACGAAAAGCCTGA
- the feoB gene encoding ferrous iron transporter B, whose amino-acid sequence MTSITETRSWRFALVGTPNSGKTALFNALTGSRQKVANYPGVTVERKTGIFQTPSGHRIDLVDLPGTYSLRGRSPDEEVTRDMVLGRINTEAQPDLLLCVADATNLRVALRLVTELKRAGRPMLLVLNMIDIARHRGIEIDLERLSAELGIPVVTSTAVRRGGTEELLRRLDELAANGAGEVGENKWAAPTAADLRAAQREADRVIKAAVSEPARPDTLTGRVDAVLLHPVAGLVILLAVLFVMFQAVFAWAQPVMDMISGGFDAFGSFVQAMLPDGLLQSFIQKGVIAGVGSVIVFLPQIMILFLFILLLEDLGYMARAAFLMDRIMGGAGLHGRAFIPLLSSFACAIPGIMATRVIDNRRDRLTTIMVAPLMTCSARIPVYTLIIGAFVPDRTVWGIVGLQGLVMFGLYAIGIFSALAVSFVANHFFWRESATPPFMLELPDYKLPQLRSVAMALYTRVMMFLKRAGTTIFSMMVVIWFLASFPRPPVGATEPAIDYSLAYILGRWIEPALAPIGFNWQISVALIPGMAAREVSVASLGTIYAIGGGDEATAQIGQALAGNWSLATALAFLAWFIFAPQCASTLAVIRRETGGWRWMFITFFYMLALAYLAAFVTFRIATALGWG is encoded by the coding sequence ATGACCAGCATTACCGAGACCCGGTCGTGGCGCTTCGCGCTGGTCGGCACGCCCAACAGCGGCAAGACTGCGCTGTTCAACGCGCTGACCGGCAGTCGTCAGAAGGTTGCCAATTATCCTGGCGTCACGGTTGAGCGAAAGACCGGTATATTCCAGACGCCGTCGGGCCACCGCATCGACCTCGTCGATCTGCCTGGCACTTATTCCTTGCGCGGCCGCAGTCCCGACGAGGAGGTGACGCGCGACATGGTGCTGGGCCGCATCAATACCGAAGCGCAGCCCGATCTTCTGTTGTGCGTCGCGGATGCCACCAATCTGCGCGTGGCGTTACGCCTCGTCACTGAACTCAAGCGCGCCGGCCGGCCGATGCTGCTGGTCCTCAACATGATCGATATTGCCCGCCATCGCGGCATCGAGATCGATCTGGAGCGTCTGTCCGCCGAACTTGGCATTCCGGTGGTGACCTCCACGGCCGTGCGCCGGGGCGGCACCGAGGAGTTGCTGCGCCGTCTCGATGAACTCGCCGCCAACGGCGCGGGTGAGGTCGGCGAAAACAAATGGGCTGCGCCGACCGCCGCCGATCTGCGCGCGGCGCAGCGCGAAGCCGATCGCGTCATCAAGGCTGCCGTCAGCGAGCCCGCGCGGCCCGATACGCTGACCGGCCGTGTCGACGCGGTGCTGCTGCATCCCGTAGCGGGACTCGTGATCCTGCTCGCGGTGCTGTTCGTCATGTTCCAGGCGGTGTTTGCCTGGGCGCAGCCGGTGATGGATATGATCTCCGGCGGGTTCGATGCGTTCGGCAGTTTCGTTCAGGCCATGCTGCCGGACGGATTGCTGCAGAGCTTCATCCAGAAAGGCGTGATTGCGGGCGTCGGCAGCGTCATCGTGTTCCTGCCGCAGATCATGATCCTGTTCCTGTTCATCCTGCTGCTGGAAGACCTCGGCTACATGGCGCGCGCGGCCTTCCTGATGGACCGCATCATGGGCGGCGCCGGTCTGCACGGGCGCGCCTTCATTCCGTTGCTGTCGAGTTTCGCCTGCGCCATTCCCGGCATCATGGCGACACGCGTGATCGACAACCGGCGCGACCGCCTCACCACCATCATGGTCGCGCCGCTGATGACGTGTTCGGCGCGCATTCCGGTCTACACGCTCATCATCGGTGCGTTCGTGCCGGATCGCACGGTATGGGGCATCGTCGGATTGCAGGGGCTCGTGATGTTCGGCCTCTATGCCATCGGTATTTTCAGCGCGCTCGCGGTGTCGTTCGTCGCCAATCATTTTTTCTGGCGCGAGAGTGCGACGCCGCCCTTCATGCTCGAATTGCCTGACTACAAGCTGCCGCAACTGCGCAGCGTGGCGATGGCGCTCTACACGCGTGTGATGATGTTCCTCAAGCGTGCGGGCACCACGATCTTTTCGATGATGGTGGTGATCTGGTTCCTGGCATCGTTCCCGCGTCCGCCCGTGGGCGCGACCGAGCCTGCCATCGATTACAGTCTCGCTTACATCCTCGGCCGCTGGATCGAACCTGCCCTCGCGCCGATTGGCTTCAACTGGCAGATCAGCGTCGCTCTCATTCCCGGCATGGCCGCACGTGAAGTCTCGGTCGCCTCACTCGGCACGATCTACGCTATTGGTGGTGGCGACGAGGCGACGGCGCAGATCGGTCAGGCGCTCGCCGGCAACTGGAGTCTTGCGACCGCGCTGGCCTTCCTTGCCTGGTTCATCTTCGCTCCGCAATGCGCCTCGACGCTCGCGGTGATCCGGCGCGAGACCGGCGGCTGGCGCTGGATGTTCATCACCTTCTTCTACATGCTGGCGCTGGCCTATCTCGCGGCCTTCGTTACCTTCCGCATCGCCACGGCGCTGGGTTGGGGTTAG
- a CDS encoding FeoA family protein: MKNDHKPNGGNGPICLGDTLRGFRGLIEAITVTGDHNGVPAAEIERRLLELGFVEGARVEVLHEGPIAGDPIAVRVDNNTIALRRREAMSIFVA; this comes from the coding sequence ATGAAGAACGACCACAAGCCGAACGGCGGCAACGGACCGATCTGCCTCGGGGACACCCTGCGTGGCTTTCGTGGCTTGATCGAAGCCATCACCGTGACCGGTGATCATAACGGCGTGCCCGCGGCGGAGATCGAACGGCGGCTGCTCGAGCTCGGCTTCGTCGAGGGCGCGAGGGTCGAGGTGCTGCATGAAGGCCCGATCGCGGGCGACCCGATTGCCGTGCGCGTTGACAACAACACCATCGCCCTGCGCCGCCGTGAGGCGATGTCGATTTTCGTGGCCTGA
- a CDS encoding mandelate racemase/muconate lactonizing enzyme family protein, whose amino-acid sequence MTVRIVDIREVTKPIASPIRNAYIDFSKMTSSLVAVVTNVVRDGKTVVGYGFNSNGRYGQGGLIRERFAQRVLEADPKTLLDESGDNLDPHKVWATLMMNEKPGGHGERSVAVGTIDMAVWDAVAKIAGKPLFRLLAEQHKREADPRVFVYAAGGYYYPGKDNSALRAEMRGYLDRGYNVVKMKIGGAPLEEDRQRIEAVLKEIGSDAQLAVDANGRFDLETAIAYAKMLRGYPLFWYEEAGDPLDYSLQAALAEFYPRPMATGENLFSHQDARNLIKYGGMRPDRDWLQFDCALSYGLVEYLRTLDVLKTHGWSPSRCIPHGGHQMSLNIAAGLGLGGNESYPDLFQPYGGFPDGVRVENGHITMPDLPGIGFEGKSDLYKEMKALAS is encoded by the coding sequence ATGACCGTCCGCATTGTCGATATCCGCGAAGTCACCAAGCCGATCGCCTCGCCGATCCGCAACGCCTATATCGATTTCTCGAAAATGACCTCGAGCCTCGTCGCGGTCGTCACCAATGTGGTGCGCGACGGCAAGACGGTGGTCGGCTATGGCTTCAATTCCAACGGCCGTTACGGGCAGGGCGGCCTGATCCGCGAGCGTTTCGCGCAGCGCGTGCTGGAGGCCGATCCGAAGACGCTGTTGGATGAGAGCGGCGATAATCTCGACCCGCACAAGGTGTGGGCGACGCTGATGATGAACGAAAAGCCGGGCGGTCATGGCGAGCGTTCGGTGGCGGTCGGCACCATCGACATGGCGGTGTGGGACGCGGTGGCGAAGATCGCGGGCAAGCCGCTGTTTCGCCTGCTCGCCGAACAGCACAAGCGCGAGGCCGATCCGCGCGTATTCGTTTATGCAGCGGGCGGTTATTACTATCCCGGCAAGGACAATTCCGCGTTGCGCGCGGAAATGCGCGGCTACCTCGACCGCGGCTACAATGTCGTGAAGATGAAGATCGGCGGCGCGCCGCTGGAGGAAGACCGGCAGCGCATCGAGGCGGTATTGAAAGAAATCGGCAGCGACGCGCAACTCGCGGTCGACGCCAATGGCCGGTTCGATCTCGAGACCGCGATCGCCTACGCCAAGATGCTGCGCGGTTATCCGCTGTTCTGGTACGAGGAGGCAGGCGATCCGCTGGATTATTCGTTGCAGGCGGCGCTCGCCGAATTCTATCCGCGCCCGATGGCGACCGGCGAGAACCTGTTCAGCCATCAGGATGCGCGCAACCTCATCAAGTATGGCGGCATGCGTCCGGATCGCGACTGGCTGCAGTTCGATTGCGCGCTGTCCTACGGTCTCGTCGAATATCTGCGCACGCTCGACGTGCTGAAGACCCATGGCTGGTCGCCATCGCGCTGCATCCCGCATGGCGGGCATCAGATGTCGCTCAACATCGCCGCCGGTCTCGGTCTCGGCGGCAATGAAAGCTACCCGGACCTGTTCCAGCCTTACGGCGGCTTCCCGGACGGCGTGCGGGTCGAGAACGGGCACATCACTATGCCGGACCTGCCGGGCATTGGCTTCGAGGGCAAGTCCGACCTCTACAAGGAGATGAAGGCGCTGGCGTCATAA
- a CDS encoding MEKHLA domain-containing protein, which produces MPRAPSIADDPRLFDLITGSFRRLLGRDLTDGAADATWLYHQAPFVVLAHDGGADPRFIYANEMAQACFEYATDELIGLPSRLSAEAPERAERQRLLDRVSRDGFIADYSGIRIAKSGRRFRIENAIVWQLIDENGTRHGQAATFSEWHDIMP; this is translated from the coding sequence ATGCCGCGCGCTCCTTCTATCGCAGACGATCCCCGCCTGTTCGACCTCATCACCGGCAGCTTCCGCCGCCTGCTCGGCCGCGATTTAACCGATGGCGCAGCGGACGCGACATGGCTCTATCATCAGGCACCATTCGTCGTGCTCGCGCATGATGGCGGCGCCGACCCGCGCTTCATCTATGCCAACGAGATGGCGCAGGCCTGCTTCGAATATGCAACGGATGAACTGATCGGCCTCCCCTCGCGGCTGTCAGCCGAGGCACCGGAGCGTGCCGAGCGGCAACGCCTGCTTGATCGCGTGAGCCGCGACGGCTTCATCGCCGATTATTCCGGTATCCGCATCGCGAAATCCGGCAGGCGCTTCCGGATCGAAAACGCCATCGTCTGGCAGTTAATCGACGAGAACGGCACACGTCACGGCCAGGCCGCGACCTTTTCCGAATGGCACGACATCATGCCGTAA
- a CDS encoding DUF488 family protein codes for MDQPFFTIGHSTRTIEEFVDLLRDSEVTLVVDVRTIPRSRANPQYNRDTLPNSLADFQIGYEHIAELGGLRAKKGVDPQINGFWKNKSFHNYADYALGEAFHQGFARLLELGAKQRCAIMCAEAVWWRCHRRIIADYLLARGKQVFHILGKGHVEPATMTPSAQAQPDGAVLYSAAGA; via the coding sequence ATGGACCAGCCTTTTTTCACTATTGGGCATTCGACCAGGACGATCGAGGAGTTCGTCGACCTGCTGCGAGACTCCGAGGTGACGCTGGTGGTGGACGTGCGCACCATTCCGCGCTCGCGCGCCAACCCGCAATATAATCGCGATACGCTGCCGAATAGCCTCGCCGACTTCCAGATCGGTTATGAGCACATCGCCGAACTCGGAGGCCTGCGGGCCAAAAAGGGTGTCGATCCGCAGATCAACGGCTTCTGGAAGAACAAGAGTTTTCACAATTATGCCGACTACGCACTGGGCGAGGCCTTTCATCAGGGCTTCGCGCGGCTTCTCGAACTCGGCGCGAAACAGCGCTGCGCCATCATGTGCGCGGAAGCCGTGTGGTGGCGCTGCCACCGCCGCATCATCGCCGATTATCTGCTCGCGCGCGGCAAACAGGTCTTTCACATCCTCGGCAAGGGGCATGTCGAGCCTGCGACCATGACGCCCTCAGCCCAGGCGCAGCCGGATGGCGCCGTGCTTTATTCTGCCGCAGGGGCGTGA